One window of Dysidea avara chromosome 11, odDysAvar1.4, whole genome shotgun sequence genomic DNA carries:
- the LOC136237958 gene encoding hyaluronan-mediated motility receptor-like encodes MFPKAKRFTDKDSGVPAVGSYEVKDNTSGVSHSFLKSQRFRAPSDSESVCDVSISSTDSVQSTTINNTSLKTPKPVLIKGKRKPPQSKRPISYSASNVPMDGKKTVPFVELENVKRLCASKDQENSALRAQLQATCEDARHSLASTTKEYMDMIAILEEEKAELQDQISQLSQDVVKHSLHTDGLQQQLKFYIGEISCTKQELRVTKEMLEDSKEETASLEEESQRLQKELEATKAMISNLREQLATEKSNKIKLETDLKLELRISTEQVLNMQEKIKKAVYETNEKAMAVRQELSRRLVDTQKRLSSQEAHFSKQKEDSSKVIADLQKDIDRLKDENVQLAAEAASWKGQVDDLLTKYKPIYDQLEALDVLKSESSFAHAEFLRVSADYAKLLGHQNPKQKIHYVVKLKEENISLKQENTKLKIEIARQKKQKDRHPDLENSLAAANGKI; translated from the exons ATGTTTCCGAAGGCGAAGCGGTTTACTGATAAAG ATAGTGGAGTTCCCGCGGTAGGAAGCTATGAAGTGAAGGATAACACCTCAGGCGTTTCTCACAGTTTCCTCAAGTCACAAAGATTCAGAGCTCCATCAGATTCAG AATCCGTATGTGATGTTTCAATAAGCAGTACAGATTCTGTGCAGTCTACAACA ATTAACAATACATCACTGAAGACCCCCAAGCCAGTCTTGATTAAGGGCAAGCGTAAGCCACCACAGAGCAAACGACCAATAAGTTATTCTGCTTCAAATGTTCCAATGGAT GGGAAAAAAACTGTTCCCTTTGTGGAATTAGAGAATGTGAAAA GATTGTGTGCAAGTAAGGATCAAGAGAATTCTGCCCTTCGAGCTCAACTTCAGGCTACCTGTGAAGATGCAAGACATAGCCTTGCATCAACTACAAAAGAATACATGGACATGATTGCAATACTGGAAGAAGAAAA GGCAGAACTTCAAGATCAAATATCACAATTGTCTCAAGATGTTGTGAAGCACAGTTTACACACAGATGGACTACAGCAGCAACTCAA GTTTTACATTGGAGAGATAAGCTGCACCAAGCAGGAATTAAGGGTGACTAAAGAAATGTTGGAAGATAGTAAAGAAGAAACTGCTTCACTGGAAGAAGAGTCACAGAG ACTGCAAAAGGAGTTGGAGGCTACTAAAGCTATGATTAGCAACCTCAGAGAACAGTTAG CTACTGAGAAAAGTAATAAAATTAAATTGGAAACTGATTTAAAATTGGAACTAAGAATATCAACAGAACAAGTCTTAAACATGCAAGAAAAAATCAAGAA GGCTGTTTATGAAACAAATGAAAAGGCAATGGCAGTTAGACAAGAGCTTAGTag ACGACTGGTTGATACTCAGAAGAGATTGTCATCCCAAGAGGCACACTTCAGCAAACAAAAAGAAGATTCATCCAAAGTGATTGCTGACTTGCAGAAAGACATAGACAG GTTGAAGgatgaaaatgtacagctaGCTGCTGAAGCTGCTAG TTGGAAGGGACAAGTAGATGATTTGTTAACAAAGTATAAGCCAATATAT GATCAACTTGAAGCGCTGGACGTATTAAAATCTGAATCTTCATTTGCTCATGCAGAG TTTTTACGAGTCAGTGCTGACTATGCCAAACTGCTGGGGCATCAAAATCCAAAACAGAAGATTCACTATGTAGTTAAACTTAAAGAAGAAAACATATCATTAAAACAG GAGAACACAAAGCTGAAGATTGAAATTGCCAGACAGAAGAAACAAAAAGATCGTCATCCTGACTTGGAAAATTCCTTAGCTGCTGCAAATGGAAAAATCTaa
- the LOC136237959 gene encoding angio-associated migratory cell protein-like isoform X2, whose protein sequence is MDSEDEGLEEDGFVLHQDDILQVIELGDEQPLNGVQDDLDDLDMDDDNSDHMNDDQGSADHDTANFDLPAVSNSTKDDSVGCFRSHTGSVFSVQLHPNGELAVSGGEDDKAFVWRTTDCSVVFECTGHKDSVSCTGFSYDGKYVATADMAGLVQVWKVTNGQCVWTYECADLEWIFWHTNSSILFAGASDGLGWMWKVPSNDCKCFQSPGVRNTCGVLLPDGQRACFGYENGRLSIWDLKSATISLEFMAHSSPLTCVAAHPDNNLVLTTSEDGTAQLVSINSKKDGVVKIRWCNSSPLLYTACLDGVVRLWDGRNGSVVTQWEGHNGQLLDMDMTSDDSTVVTASEDCTARVFSLHKPNKDC, encoded by the exons ATGGACTCGGAAGACGAAGGTTTAGAGGAAGATGGATTTGTGTTGCATCAAGATGATATCTTACAAGTGATAGAGTTAGGAGACGAGCAGCCTTTAAATG GAGTGCAGGACGATCTTGATGATCTTGACATGGATGATGACAACAGTGATCATATGAATGATGATCAAGGCAGTGCTGATCATGACACTGCCAATTTTGATCTGCCTGCTGTATCAAACAGCACCAAAGATGACTCAGTTGGCTGCTTCAGGAGTCATACAG GATCAGTTTTTAGTGTACAGTTGCATCCTAACGGAGAGCTTGCTGTAAGTGGTGGAGAAGATGACAAGGCATTTGTATGGAGGACCACAGATTGCTCAGTTGTGTTTGAGTGCACTG GACACAAGGATTCTGTCTCATGTACTGGGTTTAGCTATGATGGTAAGTATGTGGCAACAGCAGATATGGCTGGATTAGTGCAAGTTTGGAAGGTCACAAATGGCCAGTGTGTTTGGACGTACGAGTGTGCTGACCTTGAA TGGATTTTTTGGCATACTAATTCTTCCATTTTATTTGCTGGGGCTAGCGATGGGTTGGGTTGGATGTGGAAAGTTCCTTCGAATGACTGTAAATGTTTTCAAAGTCCTGGAGTTAGAAACACATGTGGCGTGTTACTACCGGATGGACAGAGAGCATGCTTCGGGTATGAAAATGGCCGTTTATCCATCTGGGACCTGAAAAGTGCTACAATATCTCTCG AATTTATGGCACATTCATCACCACTAACATGTGTTGCTGCTCATCCTGATAACAACCTGGTGTTAACCACTTCTGAGGATGGCACTGCCCAGTTGGTTAGCATTAATAGCAAGAAG gaTGGTGTGGTGAAGATACGATGGTGTAATTCATCTCCATTGCTGTACACTGCATGTCTCGATGGAGTAGTAAGACTATGGGATGGCAGGAATGGATCTGTAGTTACACAGTGGGAAGGACACAATGGCCAGCTGCTAGATATGGATATGACGAG TGATGATTCAACAGTTGTGACAGCATCTGAAGACTGCACAGCTAGAGTGTTTTCTCTGCATAAACCAAATAAAGATTGTTAG
- the LOC136237959 gene encoding angio-associated migratory cell protein-like isoform X1, producing the protein MDSEDEGLEEDGFVLHQDDILQVIELGDEQPLNGVQDDLDDLDMDDDNSDHMNDDQGSADHDTANFDLPAVSNSTKDDSVGCFRSHTGSVFSVQLHPNGELAVSGGEDDKAFVWRTTDCSVVFECTGHKDSVSCTGFSYDGKYVATADMAGLVQVWKVTNGQCVWTYECADLEWIFWHTNSSILFAGASDGLGWMWKVPSNDCKCFQSPGVRNTCGVLLPDGQRACFGYENGRLSIWDLKSATISLEFMAHSSPLTCVAAHPDNNLVLTTSEDGTAQLVSINSKKALCKFELGPTLVDKCSVESAGFCHSMPLAATGNLDGSLAIWDIPSQSLRCTCKHPDGVVKIRWCNSSPLLYTACLDGVVRLWDGRNGSVVTQWEGHNGQLLDMDMTSDDSTVVTASEDCTARVFSLHKPNKDC; encoded by the exons ATGGACTCGGAAGACGAAGGTTTAGAGGAAGATGGATTTGTGTTGCATCAAGATGATATCTTACAAGTGATAGAGTTAGGAGACGAGCAGCCTTTAAATG GAGTGCAGGACGATCTTGATGATCTTGACATGGATGATGACAACAGTGATCATATGAATGATGATCAAGGCAGTGCTGATCATGACACTGCCAATTTTGATCTGCCTGCTGTATCAAACAGCACCAAAGATGACTCAGTTGGCTGCTTCAGGAGTCATACAG GATCAGTTTTTAGTGTACAGTTGCATCCTAACGGAGAGCTTGCTGTAAGTGGTGGAGAAGATGACAAGGCATTTGTATGGAGGACCACAGATTGCTCAGTTGTGTTTGAGTGCACTG GACACAAGGATTCTGTCTCATGTACTGGGTTTAGCTATGATGGTAAGTATGTGGCAACAGCAGATATGGCTGGATTAGTGCAAGTTTGGAAGGTCACAAATGGCCAGTGTGTTTGGACGTACGAGTGTGCTGACCTTGAA TGGATTTTTTGGCATACTAATTCTTCCATTTTATTTGCTGGGGCTAGCGATGGGTTGGGTTGGATGTGGAAAGTTCCTTCGAATGACTGTAAATGTTTTCAAAGTCCTGGAGTTAGAAACACATGTGGCGTGTTACTACCGGATGGACAGAGAGCATGCTTCGGGTATGAAAATGGCCGTTTATCCATCTGGGACCTGAAAAGTGCTACAATATCTCTCG AATTTATGGCACATTCATCACCACTAACATGTGTTGCTGCTCATCCTGATAACAACCTGGTGTTAACCACTTCTGAGGATGGCACTGCCCAGTTGGTTAGCATTAATAGCAAGAAG GCTTTGTGCAAGTTTGAACTTGGACCTACTTTAGTGGATAAGTGCTCTGTAGAAAGTGCTGGCTTTTGTCACAG TATGCCACTTGCTGCTACTGGTAACTTGGATGGTTCATTAGCCATATGGGATATTCCTAGCCAGTCATTGAGATGTACATGTAAGCATCCT gaTGGTGTGGTGAAGATACGATGGTGTAATTCATCTCCATTGCTGTACACTGCATGTCTCGATGGAGTAGTAAGACTATGGGATGGCAGGAATGGATCTGTAGTTACACAGTGGGAAGGACACAATGGCCAGCTGCTAGATATGGATATGACGAG TGATGATTCAACAGTTGTGACAGCATCTGAAGACTGCACAGCTAGAGTGTTTTCTCTGCATAAACCAAATAAAGATTGTTAG
- the LOC136237959 gene encoding angio-associated migratory cell protein-like isoform X3 yields the protein MDSEDEGLEEDGFVLHQDDILQVIELGDEQPLNGVQDDLDDLDMDDDNSDHMNDDQGSADHDTANFDLPAVSNSTKDDSVGCFRSHTGSVFSVQLHPNGELAVSGGEDDKAFVWRTTDCSVVFECTGHKDSVSCTGFSYDGKYVATADMAGLVQVWKVTNGQCVWTYECADLEWIFWHTNSSILFAGASDGLGWMWKVPSNDCKCFQSPGVRNTCGVLLPDGQRACFGYENGRLSIWDLKSATISLEFMAHSSPLTCVAAHPDNNLVLTTSEDGTAQLVSINSKKALCKFELGPTLVDKCSVESAGFCHSMPLAATGNLDGSLAIWDIPSQSLRCT from the exons ATGGACTCGGAAGACGAAGGTTTAGAGGAAGATGGATTTGTGTTGCATCAAGATGATATCTTACAAGTGATAGAGTTAGGAGACGAGCAGCCTTTAAATG GAGTGCAGGACGATCTTGATGATCTTGACATGGATGATGACAACAGTGATCATATGAATGATGATCAAGGCAGTGCTGATCATGACACTGCCAATTTTGATCTGCCTGCTGTATCAAACAGCACCAAAGATGACTCAGTTGGCTGCTTCAGGAGTCATACAG GATCAGTTTTTAGTGTACAGTTGCATCCTAACGGAGAGCTTGCTGTAAGTGGTGGAGAAGATGACAAGGCATTTGTATGGAGGACCACAGATTGCTCAGTTGTGTTTGAGTGCACTG GACACAAGGATTCTGTCTCATGTACTGGGTTTAGCTATGATGGTAAGTATGTGGCAACAGCAGATATGGCTGGATTAGTGCAAGTTTGGAAGGTCACAAATGGCCAGTGTGTTTGGACGTACGAGTGTGCTGACCTTGAA TGGATTTTTTGGCATACTAATTCTTCCATTTTATTTGCTGGGGCTAGCGATGGGTTGGGTTGGATGTGGAAAGTTCCTTCGAATGACTGTAAATGTTTTCAAAGTCCTGGAGTTAGAAACACATGTGGCGTGTTACTACCGGATGGACAGAGAGCATGCTTCGGGTATGAAAATGGCCGTTTATCCATCTGGGACCTGAAAAGTGCTACAATATCTCTCG AATTTATGGCACATTCATCACCACTAACATGTGTTGCTGCTCATCCTGATAACAACCTGGTGTTAACCACTTCTGAGGATGGCACTGCCCAGTTGGTTAGCATTAATAGCAAGAAG GCTTTGTGCAAGTTTGAACTTGGACCTACTTTAGTGGATAAGTGCTCTGTAGAAAGTGCTGGCTTTTGTCACAG TATGCCACTTGCTGCTACTGGTAACTTGGATGGTTCATTAGCCATATGGGATATTCCTAGCCAGTCATTGAGATGTACAT ga